A window of Pantoea agglomerans contains these coding sequences:
- the kdpB gene encoding potassium-transporting ATPase subunit KdpB, with translation MSRQQQALNGALMRVALVDALKKLDPRVQFRNPVMFVVWLGSLLTTLLALGMAGGWLDGRASFTGAIALWLWFTVLFANFAEALAEGRSKAQASSLKGVKKTSFAKKLSEPRHGGQWQQVSADSLRKGDIVLAEAGDIIPCDGEVLEGGASVDESAITGESAPVIRESGGDFASVTGGTRILSDWLVIQCSVNPGETFLDRMIAMVEGAKRRKTPNEIALTILLVSLTIVFLLATVTLWPFSAWGGAPVSVTVLVALLVCLIPTTIGGLLSAIGVAGMSRMLGANVIATSGRAVEAAGDVDVLMLDKTGTITLGNRQATQFLPAPGVSEEQLADAAQLASLADETPEGRSIVVLAKQRFNLRERDLNSLGASFIPFSAQTRMSGVNVQDRLIRKGAVDAVKRHIEANSGRFPAEVNALVEEVARAGGTPLVVSEGAKVLGVVALKDIVKGGIKERFAELRKMGIKTVMITGDNPLTAAAIAAEAGVDDFLSEATPEAKLALIRQYQAEGRLVAMTGDGTNDAPALAQADVAVAMNSGTQAAKEAGNMVDLDSNPTKLLEVVHIGKQMLMTRGSLTTFSIANDVAKYFAIIPAAFAATYPQLNLLNVMHLHSPSSAILSAVIFNALVIVFLIPLALKGVSYRPLSAASLLRRNLLIYGVGGLLVPFIGIKAIDLLLVLLGLA, from the coding sequence ATGAGTCGTCAACAACAGGCGCTGAACGGCGCACTGATGCGCGTCGCGCTGGTCGACGCGCTGAAAAAGCTGGATCCGCGCGTGCAGTTTCGCAATCCGGTGATGTTTGTGGTCTGGCTCGGCAGCCTGCTGACCACGCTGCTGGCGCTGGGCATGGCGGGGGGCTGGCTCGACGGCCGCGCCAGCTTTACCGGCGCTATTGCGCTCTGGCTCTGGTTCACCGTGCTGTTTGCCAACTTCGCCGAAGCGCTGGCGGAAGGGCGCAGCAAGGCGCAGGCGAGTAGCCTGAAAGGGGTCAAGAAAACCAGCTTTGCGAAAAAGCTGTCTGAGCCGCGCCACGGCGGCCAGTGGCAGCAGGTCTCGGCCGATAGCCTGCGCAAGGGGGACATTGTGCTGGCGGAGGCGGGCGATATTATTCCCTGCGACGGCGAAGTGCTGGAGGGGGGCGCCTCGGTCGACGAGAGCGCCATCACCGGCGAATCCGCGCCGGTGATCCGCGAGTCGGGCGGCGACTTCGCCTCGGTGACCGGCGGCACGCGCATCCTTTCCGACTGGCTGGTGATCCAGTGCAGCGTCAACCCAGGCGAGACCTTTCTCGACCGCATGATCGCTATGGTAGAGGGCGCGAAGCGGCGGAAAACGCCTAACGAGATCGCGCTGACCATTCTGCTGGTGTCGCTGACCATCGTGTTTCTGCTGGCGACCGTTACCCTCTGGCCCTTCTCCGCATGGGGCGGCGCGCCGGTCAGCGTCACGGTGCTGGTGGCGCTGCTGGTCTGTTTGATCCCCACCACTATCGGCGGCCTGCTGTCCGCCATCGGCGTGGCGGGCATGAGCCGTATGCTGGGCGCCAACGTCATCGCCACCAGCGGACGCGCGGTTGAGGCGGCGGGCGACGTCGACGTGCTGATGCTGGACAAGACCGGCACCATTACGCTCGGCAACCGCCAGGCGACGCAGTTTCTGCCCGCGCCGGGCGTCAGCGAAGAGCAGCTGGCCGATGCAGCGCAGCTCGCCTCGCTGGCGGATGAAACGCCCGAGGGGCGCAGTATCGTGGTGCTGGCGAAACAGCGCTTCAACCTGCGCGAGCGCGACCTGAACAGCCTGGGGGCGAGCTTTATCCCCTTCTCGGCGCAGACGCGCATGAGCGGCGTCAATGTGCAGGACCGGCTGATCCGCAAAGGGGCGGTGGACGCGGTCAAGCGCCATATCGAAGCCAACAGCGGCCGCTTCCCGGCGGAGGTCAACGCGCTGGTGGAAGAGGTGGCGCGCGCGGGCGGCACGCCGCTGGTGGTGTCGGAAGGGGCGAAGGTGCTGGGCGTGGTGGCGCTGAAAGATATCGTTAAAGGCGGCATTAAAGAGCGTTTCGCCGAGCTGCGCAAAATGGGGATCAAAACCGTGATGATCACCGGCGATAATCCGCTGACCGCGGCGGCGATCGCGGCGGAAGCGGGGGTCGACGACTTTCTCTCGGAAGCGACGCCGGAAGCGAAGCTGGCGCTGATCCGCCAGTATCAGGCGGAAGGGCGGCTGGTGGCGATGACCGGTGACGGCACCAACGACGCCCCGGCGCTGGCGCAGGCCGACGTGGCGGTGGCGATGAACTCTGGCACCCAGGCGGCGAAAGAGGCGGGCAATATGGTGGATCTCGACTCGAACCCCACCAAGCTGCTGGAAGTGGTGCATATCGGCAAGCAGATGCTGATGACGCGCGGCTCGCTCACCACCTTCAGTATCGCCAACGACGTCGCCAAATATTTCGCCATTATTCCGGCGGCGTTTGCGGCGACCTATCCGCAGCTCAATCTGCTCAACGTGATGCATCTGCATTCGCCGTCGTCAGCCATTCTCTCGGCGGTGATTTTTAACGCGCTGGTGATCGTCTTTCTGATCCCGCTGGCGCTGAAGGGCGTGAGCTACCGGCCGCTGAGCGCGGCGTCGCTGCTGCGCCGCAACCTGCTGATCTACGGCGTGGGCGGGCTGCTGGTGCCCTTTATCGGCATTAAGGCCATCGACCTGCTGTTAGTGCTGCTCGGTCTGGCGTAA
- the kdpC gene encoding potassium-transporting ATPase subunit KdpC, producing the protein MSQLRPAMLVLLLLTLITGVGYPLLTTGLAQWLFPAQANGSLIEAQGSELIGQNFTRPGYFWGRPSATGDAPYNPLASSGSNLAASNPALDKAVADRVAALRAANPLSPQAVPVDLVTASASGLDPAISPAAARWQAPRVATARQLPLKTVEDLIDANTQRPLLAFSGDPTVNVLRLNLALDALTQP; encoded by the coding sequence ATGAGTCAGTTACGTCCGGCAATGTTAGTTTTACTGCTGCTTACCCTGATAACCGGCGTCGGTTATCCGCTGCTTACTACCGGCCTGGCCCAGTGGCTGTTTCCGGCCCAGGCCAACGGATCGCTGATTGAAGCGCAGGGTTCTGAGCTAATCGGCCAGAACTTTACCCGACCCGGCTATTTCTGGGGGCGGCCGTCGGCCACCGGCGACGCGCCCTATAATCCGCTGGCGTCGAGCGGCAGCAATCTGGCGGCAAGCAATCCGGCGCTCGACAAGGCGGTGGCGGATCGCGTCGCCGCGCTGCGCGCCGCTAATCCGCTCTCGCCGCAGGCGGTGCCGGTAGATTTAGTGACCGCGTCGGCCAGCGGGCTGGATCCGGCGATTTCGCCCGCCGCCGCGCGCTGGCAGGCGCCGCGCGTCGCCACCGCCCGTCAGCTGCCGCTGAAAACGGTGGAGGATCTGATCGACGCCAATACGCAGCGGCCGCTGCTCGCCTTTAGCGGCGATCCCACCGTTAATGTGCTGCGGCTTAACCTGGCGCTGGACGCGCTGACTCAACCCTGA
- the kdpD gene encoding two-component system sensor histidine kinase KdpD: MNDERERPDPDALLLQQTDSHRGKLKIYFGACAGVGKTYAMLQEAQRLRAQGLDVLIGVVETHGREETASLLHGLAVLPRRATGRSRHAEFDLDAALARHPAVILMDELAHTNVQGSRHPKRWQDIDELLDAGIDVITTVNVQHLESLNDVVGGVTGIRVRETLPDPFFDSADEVVLVDLPPDDLRQRLKEGKVYVGDRAERAIENFFRKGNLFALRELALRRTADRVDDQMRAWRDQQGRDCVWHTRDAILLCIGEDSGSEKLVRIAARLAARLGSEWHAVYVETPRLNRLPEARRRAVLKTLQLAQELGAETATLSDPDEAQAVLRYAREHNLGKIVTGRRPLRRWHRDSFATRLGKLGPDLDLLVVALDEPAAEAPALADARVGGDRWRLPLRGVLMALLLCILVTAAGRWLLAGFDTANGVMIYLLAVVIIALRYGRWPSVIATVMNILAFDLFFVAPTGTVAVSDLQYLVTFAVMLAVGVIVGNLTAGVRYQARVARYREQRARHLYEMAKSLGSALTPEDIAATTQRVIDVTLQARSLLLLPDEQGELVATGAATPGSEPDRAIAKWSYSKGQPAGAGTDTLPAVPYQILPLKSGAHCRGLLVVEPQNLRQLMIPEQQRLVETFTVLIANALERMALSQSEAASRLAAEREQLRNALLSALSHDLRTPLTVLFGQAEMLMLDLASEESKYVTQANQIREQTLSTIRLVSNMLDMARIQSGGLNLREEWLALDEVIGGALSSMAPSLKGHGVTLDLPSELVLIKGDSTLLERVLTNLIENSLKYAGNSAQRGIRAWRDGERLEIAVWDNGPGIADKDLTRIFDKFARGDKESSVPGVGLGLAICKTIVESHGGRIWAENRPEGGVAFRLSLPLPPAPEISEEALK; encoded by the coding sequence ATGAACGACGAACGCGAACGCCCCGATCCCGACGCGCTGCTGTTGCAGCAGACCGACAGCCATCGCGGCAAGCTGAAAATCTACTTCGGCGCCTGCGCGGGCGTGGGCAAAACCTACGCCATGCTGCAGGAGGCGCAGCGGCTGCGCGCGCAGGGGCTCGACGTGCTGATCGGCGTGGTGGAGACGCACGGCCGGGAAGAGACCGCCAGCCTGCTGCATGGGCTGGCGGTGCTGCCGCGGCGCGCTACCGGCCGCTCGCGTCATGCCGAGTTCGACCTTGATGCCGCGCTGGCGCGCCATCCGGCGGTGATCCTGATGGATGAGCTGGCGCACACCAACGTGCAGGGATCGCGCCATCCCAAGCGCTGGCAGGATATCGACGAGCTGCTGGACGCGGGCATCGACGTCATCACCACCGTCAACGTGCAGCACCTGGAAAGCCTGAACGACGTGGTGGGCGGCGTGACCGGCATTCGCGTGCGCGAAACTCTGCCCGACCCCTTTTTCGACAGCGCTGATGAGGTGGTGCTGGTGGATCTGCCGCCGGACGATCTGCGCCAGCGCCTGAAAGAGGGCAAGGTCTACGTGGGCGATCGCGCGGAGCGCGCCATCGAAAATTTTTTCCGCAAGGGCAATCTGTTCGCCCTGCGCGAGCTGGCGCTGCGCCGCACCGCCGACCGCGTCGACGATCAGATGCGCGCCTGGCGCGACCAGCAGGGCCGCGACTGCGTCTGGCACACGCGCGATGCCATTCTGCTCTGCATCGGTGAGGACTCCGGCAGCGAAAAGCTGGTGCGCATCGCCGCGCGGCTGGCGGCGCGGCTCGGCAGTGAGTGGCACGCGGTCTACGTTGAGACGCCGCGCCTTAACCGGCTGCCGGAAGCGCGCCGGCGCGCCGTCCTGAAAACGCTGCAGCTGGCGCAGGAGCTGGGCGCGGAGACCGCCACGCTCTCCGATCCCGACGAGGCGCAGGCGGTGCTGCGCTACGCCCGCGAGCATAATCTCGGCAAGATTGTCACCGGCCGCCGCCCGCTGCGGCGCTGGCACCGCGACAGCTTCGCCACGCGCCTCGGCAAGCTGGGGCCGGATCTCGATCTGCTGGTGGTGGCGCTCGATGAGCCTGCGGCTGAAGCGCCAGCGTTAGCGGATGCGCGCGTCGGCGGCGACCGCTGGCGTCTGCCGCTGCGCGGCGTGCTGATGGCGCTGCTGCTCTGTATTCTGGTCACCGCCGCCGGACGCTGGCTGCTGGCGGGATTCGATACCGCCAACGGCGTGATGATCTATCTGCTGGCGGTGGTGATTATCGCGCTGCGCTACGGGCGCTGGCCGTCGGTGATCGCCACGGTGATGAATATTCTCGCCTTCGATCTCTTTTTTGTTGCCCCGACCGGCACGGTGGCGGTCTCCGACCTGCAGTATCTGGTGACCTTCGCGGTGATGCTGGCGGTGGGGGTGATTGTCGGCAATCTCACCGCGGGCGTGCGCTATCAGGCGCGCGTCGCGCGCTACCGCGAGCAGCGCGCGCGTCACCTTTATGAGATGGCTAAATCGCTGGGCAGCGCGCTGACGCCTGAAGATATTGCCGCCACCACGCAGCGGGTTATCGACGTCACGCTGCAGGCGCGCAGCCTGCTGCTGCTGCCGGACGAGCAGGGCGAGCTGGTGGCGACGGGCGCGGCGACGCCGGGCAGCGAGCCCGATCGCGCCATCGCCAAATGGAGCTACAGCAAAGGCCAGCCCGCAGGTGCAGGCACCGACACGCTGCCAGCCGTGCCCTACCAGATCCTGCCGCTGAAGAGCGGCGCGCACTGCCGCGGGCTGCTGGTGGTGGAGCCGCAGAACCTGCGTCAGCTGATGATCCCGGAGCAGCAGCGGCTGGTGGAGACCTTTACCGTGCTGATCGCCAACGCGCTGGAGCGGATGGCGCTGTCGCAGAGCGAGGCGGCGTCGCGGCTGGCGGCGGAGCGCGAACAGCTGCGCAACGCGCTGCTCTCCGCGCTGTCGCACGATCTGCGCACGCCGCTGACCGTGCTGTTCGGCCAGGCGGAGATGCTGATGCTGGACCTGGCCAGCGAAGAGTCGAAGTATGTCACCCAGGCCAACCAGATCCGTGAGCAGACGCTGAGCACCATCCGGCTGGTAAGCAATATGCTCGATATGGCGCGCATCCAGTCGGGCGGACTGAACCTGCGCGAAGAGTGGCTGGCGCTGGACGAGGTGATCGGCGGCGCGCTCAGCAGCATGGCACCGTCGCTAAAAGGACACGGCGTCACGCTCGACCTGCCGTCGGAGCTGGTGCTGATCAAAGGCGACAGCACGCTGCTGGAGCGAGTGCTGACCAACCTGATTGAAAACAGTCTGAAATATGCGGGCAACAGCGCGCAGCGCGGCATTCGCGCCTGGCGCGACGGCGAACGGCTCGAGATAGCGGTCTGGGATAACGGGCCGGGCATCGCCGACAAAGACCTGACGCGCATCTTCGACAAGTTCGCGCGCGGCGATAAAGAGTCGTCGGTGCCGGGCGTCGGGCTGGGGCTGGCCATCTGCAAAACCATCGTCGAGAGCCACGGCGGGCGCATCTGGGCTGAAAATCGCCCTGAAGGCGGCGTCGCTTTTCGCCTCTCCTTGCCGCTGCCGCCCGCGCCTGAAATTTCTGAAGAGGCGCTGAAATAA
- a CDS encoding TIGR00645 family protein: protein MERFTENLMYASRWLLAPVYIGLSLGLLALTIKFFQEIFHLLPNILSIAENDLILLLLALVDMTLVGGLLVMVMLSGYENFVSKLDIDDHKEKLSWLGKMDSGSLKNKVAASIVAISSIHLLRVFMEARNVPNDKLMWYVIIHLTFVLSAFVMGWLDNMSKNDKKHS from the coding sequence ATGGAACGTTTTACCGAAAACCTGATGTATGCGTCGCGCTGGCTGCTGGCTCCGGTTTACATTGGACTTTCGCTGGGTTTGCTGGCGCTGACGATTAAATTTTTCCAGGAAATTTTTCACCTGCTGCCCAATATTCTCAGCATTGCGGAAAACGATCTGATTTTACTGCTGCTGGCGCTGGTCGACATGACGCTGGTGGGCGGCCTGCTGGTGATGGTGATGCTCTCGGGCTATGAGAACTTCGTCTCTAAGCTTGATATCGACGACCACAAAGAGAAGCTGAGCTGGCTCGGCAAGATGGACTCCGGCTCACTGAAAAACAAGGTCGCCGCGTCGATCGTCGCAATCTCCTCTATCCATCTGCTGCGCGTGTTTATGGAAGCGCGCAACGTGCCCAACGACAAGCTGATGTGGTATGTGATTATCCATCTGACCTTTGTGCTGTCGGCCTTTGTGATGGGCTGGCTGGACAATATGTCGAAAAACGATAAAAAGCATTCGTAA
- a CDS encoding LysR family transcriptional regulator: MNNLSSPDRIELMQTFIRIVESGSLSAAAAQLNTTQPTISRRLQALEQRLGLKLILRTTHALKLTDDGERCYAHARQLLATWHALEDALTHANDEPVGTLRVRAPHAFGQDQLVAPLVDYLMRYPRLNVEWMLNDRTPDFIAENVDCAIQVGALSDPAIVAILLAEVPRIVVASPDLLARHAPIDAVEQLATLPWLALTSFYRNEIALQRIDDGQPVNMAIAPRLSSDSLYAVRKAALMGMGAAIMSSWVVQEDLARGELVQLTPEWQAPPLPVWLTYPWASYYPARLQKFFEMVREVMPQLTGTRPAGKF; encoded by the coding sequence ATGAACAACTTATCCAGTCCCGATCGTATTGAACTGATGCAGACCTTTATCCGCATCGTCGAGAGCGGCAGCCTGTCGGCAGCGGCGGCGCAGCTTAATACCACCCAGCCCACCATCAGCCGTCGGCTGCAGGCGCTGGAGCAGCGTCTTGGGCTGAAGCTGATCCTGCGCACCACCCACGCGCTCAAGCTGACCGACGACGGCGAGCGCTGCTACGCCCATGCGCGCCAGCTGCTGGCCACCTGGCACGCGCTGGAGGATGCGCTGACCCACGCCAACGATGAACCGGTCGGCACGCTGCGGGTGCGGGCGCCGCACGCCTTCGGCCAGGATCAGCTGGTCGCGCCGCTGGTGGACTATCTGATGCGCTACCCGCGCCTGAACGTGGAGTGGATGCTTAACGACCGCACGCCCGACTTTATCGCCGAGAATGTCGACTGCGCGATTCAGGTTGGCGCGCTGAGCGATCCCGCTATCGTGGCGATTTTGCTGGCAGAGGTGCCGCGCATCGTGGTCGCCTCGCCGGATCTGCTGGCGCGGCACGCGCCGATCGACGCCGTAGAGCAGCTGGCGACGCTGCCCTGGCTGGCGCTGACCAGCTTTTACCGTAACGAAATTGCGTTACAGCGCATTGACGACGGCCAGCCGGTCAATATGGCGATTGCGCCGCGCCTGAGCAGCGACAGCCTCTACGCGGTGCGTAAAGCGGCATTAATGGGAATGGGCGCGGCGATTATGTCGTCCTGGGTGGTGCAGGAGGATTTAGCGCGCGGCGAGCTGGTGCAGCTTACGCCTGAATGGCAGGCGCCGCCGCTGCCAGTCTGGCTGACCTACCCCTGGGCGAGCTACTACCCGGCGCGATTGCAAAAATTCTTTGAAATGGTGCGGGAAGTAATGCCCCAGCTGACCGGCACGCGGCCAGCCGGGAAATTTTAG
- a CDS encoding MFS transporter yields MSAINSVAASPAEALPGPLVFTLAAGAGLSVASIYYSQPMLDIIGKQFSVGVGAVGMVPMLTQMGYALGILLLAPLGDRHDRRAIILIKGLLLVAALLLCGFSGGLNALLVASFVTGLTATVAQDIVPASAALAPERSRGKTVGTVMTGLLVGILLSRVVSGVVAEYFGWRAMYWLAAAMVLCISLALWRVLPRFTPGTSVSYPRLLLSLAHLWRHHQTLRRAALAQGLLSVGFSAFWSTLALMLSDRFHLDSAVAGAFGLAGAAGAMAAPLAGSVADRIGPARVTIVGAGLVTLSFALMFLLPALPLPAQLALIVLSTIGFDLGVQATLVAHQTLVYSLAPEARSRLNALLFTVVFIGMATGAALGSLALARWGWNGVVTLATLAGAASLALRLASRHLKN; encoded by the coding sequence ATGTCAGCAATTAACAGCGTTGCGGCCAGCCCGGCCGAAGCCTTGCCCGGCCCGCTGGTCTTTACCCTTGCCGCAGGCGCAGGGTTGAGCGTGGCCTCGATTTACTACAGCCAGCCGATGCTGGATATCATCGGCAAACAGTTTAGCGTCGGGGTCGGCGCGGTTGGCATGGTGCCGATGCTGACGCAGATGGGCTATGCGCTGGGTATTCTGCTGTTGGCGCCGCTGGGCGACCGTCACGATCGCCGCGCCATTATCCTGATTAAGGGCCTGCTGCTGGTGGCGGCACTGTTGCTGTGCGGCTTCTCCGGTGGCCTGAACGCGCTGCTGGTTGCCAGCTTTGTCACCGGCCTGACGGCGACGGTGGCGCAGGATATCGTACCGGCCTCCGCCGCGCTGGCTCCCGAGCGCAGCCGCGGCAAAACGGTCGGCACGGTGATGACCGGCCTGCTGGTAGGCATCCTGCTGTCGCGCGTGGTGAGCGGCGTGGTGGCGGAGTATTTCGGCTGGCGCGCCATGTACTGGCTGGCGGCGGCAATGGTGCTTTGCATCAGCCTGGCGCTGTGGCGCGTGCTGCCGCGCTTTACCCCCGGCACCTCGGTAAGCTATCCGCGACTGCTGCTGTCGCTGGCGCATCTCTGGCGCCACCATCAGACGCTGCGGCGCGCGGCGCTGGCCCAGGGTCTGCTGTCGGTCGGCTTCAGCGCCTTCTGGTCGACGCTGGCGCTGATGCTCAGCGATCGCTTCCACCTCGACAGTGCAGTTGCGGGCGCCTTTGGCCTGGCGGGCGCGGCGGGTGCCATGGCCGCGCCGCTGGCGGGCAGCGTTGCCGACCGTATCGGCCCGGCGCGCGTCACCATCGTCGGCGCCGGGCTGGTTACCCTCTCCTTCGCGCTGATGTTTCTGCTGCCCGCGCTGCCGTTACCTGCCCAGCTGGCGCTGATCGTGCTCAGCACCATCGGCTTCGATCTCGGGGTGCAGGCCACGCTGGTGGCGCACCAGACGCTGGTTTACAGCCTGGCGCCAGAGGCGCGCAGCCGCCTTAACGCGCTGCTGTTTACCGTGGTGTTTATCGGCATGGCGACCGGCGCTGCGCTGGGCAGTCTGGCGCTGGCGCGCTGGGGCTGGAATGGCGTTGTGACGCTCGCTACCCTGGCCGGGGCCGCCAGCCTCGCGCTTCGCCTGGCGAGCCGCCACCTGAAGAACTGA
- a CDS encoding cation:proton antiporter: MSFLAWMAATGCLLLLMSLASGWIHRGPVTSFGLYLLAGILCGPWVFDVVQIDILKHSEAAAHITEITMAASLFITGLKLRLPLRAHSWRLGMLLAFPAMLLTVGGMTLLAHWLAGFDWPLALAFGAIVAPTDPVLASLISVNDARDDDALRVALSSEAGMNDGSALPLLVLALLLFNGESLTWGSFGHWTAVEVIWGIGGGLGLGFLFGRLVGLLATRLRNAHGDVAPNDFLALALIALSYAAAEALGASGFLATFAAGVGLRRAELRVFKSFPPEELSEEERVLPAEALVNPNNRLEHAGESGNMVKSVGLVVSDALSFGDTIERLLAAAMMVVLGVTLAHHWNLDGILLGLALFIVVRPLAVWLTTLRCGIPPVRRLLIGWLGIRGIGSINYIAFAWVHGMAGQQAETMVDMALTLVVCSIVIHGVTVTPLLNWRSARLSARHHDE; this comes from the coding sequence ATGAGCTTTCTTGCCTGGATGGCAGCCACCGGCTGCCTTCTGTTATTAATGTCGCTGGCGTCGGGATGGATACATCGCGGACCGGTGACGTCGTTTGGGCTTTACCTGTTAGCCGGGATCCTCTGCGGACCCTGGGTGTTCGACGTCGTGCAGATCGACATTCTGAAACATTCGGAAGCCGCCGCGCATATCACTGAAATCACCATGGCGGCCTCGCTGTTTATCACCGGACTGAAGCTGCGCCTGCCGCTGCGCGCGCACAGCTGGCGGCTCGGAATGCTGCTCGCCTTCCCGGCGATGCTGCTGACGGTAGGCGGCATGACGCTGCTGGCGCACTGGCTGGCGGGTTTCGACTGGCCGCTGGCGCTGGCGTTCGGCGCCATCGTCGCGCCGACCGATCCGGTGCTGGCGAGCCTGATCTCCGTTAACGATGCGCGCGACGACGACGCGCTGCGCGTGGCGCTCTCCAGCGAAGCGGGCATGAACGACGGATCGGCGCTGCCGCTGCTTGTTTTGGCGCTGCTGCTGTTTAACGGCGAAAGCCTGACCTGGGGCAGCTTTGGTCACTGGACGGCGGTTGAGGTGATCTGGGGCATCGGCGGTGGTCTGGGGCTAGGCTTTCTGTTTGGCCGCCTTGTCGGGCTGCTGGCGACGCGGCTGCGCAACGCGCACGGCGATGTGGCACCCAACGATTTTCTCGCGCTGGCGCTGATTGCGCTCAGCTACGCGGCGGCGGAAGCGCTGGGCGCGTCTGGCTTTCTGGCGACCTTCGCCGCTGGCGTCGGGCTGCGCCGCGCCGAGCTGCGCGTCTTTAAAAGTTTTCCACCGGAAGAGCTGAGCGAAGAGGAGCGGGTGCTGCCCGCTGAAGCGCTGGTCAATCCCAACAACCGTCTGGAACACGCCGGGGAAAGCGGCAATATGGTGAAGTCGGTCGGGCTGGTGGTCAGCGACGCGCTCTCATTTGGTGATACGATTGAGCGGTTGCTGGCGGCGGCGATGATGGTGGTGCTGGGGGTGACGCTTGCCCATCACTGGAACCTCGACGGCATCCTGTTGGGACTGGCATTATTTATCGTGGTGCGGCCGCTGGCGGTATGGCTGACAACGCTGCGCTGCGGCATTCCGCCGGTGCGCCGTCTGCTGATCGGCTGGCTCGGCATTCGCGGTATCGGCAGTATTAACTATATCGCCTTCGCCTGGGTACACGGCATGGCGGGACAACAGGCCGAAACAATGGTTGATATGGCGCTGACACTGGTGGTGTGCAGCATTGTCATTCATGGCGTGACGGTCACGCCGCTGCTGAACTGGCGCTCGGCGCGCCTTTCCGCCCGGCATCACGACGAGTAA
- a CDS encoding alpha/beta hydrolase, whose protein sequence is MITRRHFLLGSGALLLSMTAGKLFARDEVIPLWPDEPPGGGGPSGPLRVNKHGSWSNIVSPAIQRFKPENPNGEAVLIAAGGGYKFIGMGREAWPVARWLNSNGYTAYVLSYRLPEEKWQAGHLAPLQDAQRAIRLVRSLERKVHVLGFSAGGHLLGMAAARPDFRSYEFQDELDHVVPKVDSVGLIYPVITLEAPYTHTTTHRILVGNGATSAEEANWSVQNYVTRSYPPTFLAQAEDDPVSNPYNTELMRDTCRRNRVPVELIEISRGGHGFGLGKAGTPAALWDQAYARWLDRLS, encoded by the coding sequence ATGATCACGCGTCGACACTTTCTTTTGGGGTCTGGAGCCCTTCTCCTTTCGATGACCGCAGGCAAGCTCTTTGCCCGCGATGAGGTCATTCCGCTGTGGCCGGACGAACCGCCGGGCGGCGGCGGGCCGTCGGGGCCGCTGCGCGTTAACAAGCACGGCTCCTGGTCCAATATTGTCAGCCCGGCTATTCAGCGGTTTAAACCAGAAAACCCCAACGGCGAAGCGGTGCTGATCGCGGCGGGCGGCGGCTATAAGTTTATCGGCATGGGTCGCGAGGCCTGGCCGGTGGCGCGCTGGCTCAACAGCAACGGCTACACCGCCTATGTGCTGAGCTATCGTCTGCCGGAAGAGAAGTGGCAGGCGGGCCATCTTGCGCCGCTGCAGGACGCGCAGCGCGCTATTCGGCTGGTGCGTTCGCTGGAGCGCAAAGTGCACGTGCTGGGCTTCTCCGCCGGCGGGCACCTGCTCGGCATGGCGGCGGCGCGTCCAGATTTCCGCTCCTATGAATTCCAGGATGAGCTGGATCACGTGGTGCCGAAAGTCGACAGCGTTGGTTTGATCTATCCGGTTATTACCCTGGAAGCGCCTTATACCCACACCACCACGCACCGTATTCTGGTGGGCAACGGCGCGACGTCGGCGGAAGAGGCGAACTGGTCGGTGCAGAATTACGTAACCCGCAGCTATCCGCCCACCTTTCTGGCGCAGGCGGAAGATGACCCTGTCTCCAACCCCTATAACACCGAGCTGATGCGCGATACCTGTCGGCGCAACCGCGTGCCGGTGGAGCTGATAGAGATCAGCCGCGGCGGTCACGGCTTTGGCCTTGGCAAAGCGGGCACCCCTGCCGCGCTGTGGGATCAGGCTTATGCGCGCTGGCTCGATCGCCTTAGCTAA